The following are encoded together in the Streptomyces tsukubensis genome:
- a CDS encoding SRPBCC family protein: protein MAEHTSSSITIEAAPADVMGVIADFARYPDWTGEVKEADILATDGQGRAEQVRLVMDAGAIKDDQTLAYTWISSEEVSWTLVKSQMLRSLDGSYRLRAVGAGTEVTYQLTVDVKIPMLGMIKRKAEKVITDRALAGLKKRVEEGPNEGPGASDTAQERPSGDGGTH from the coding sequence ATGGCGGAACACACCAGCTCAAGCATCACCATCGAGGCCGCTCCTGCCGACGTCATGGGTGTGATCGCCGACTTCGCGCGCTACCCGGACTGGACGGGTGAGGTCAAGGAGGCCGACATCCTGGCCACCGACGGACAGGGCCGCGCCGAACAGGTCCGGCTGGTGATGGACGCGGGAGCCATCAAGGACGACCAGACCCTCGCCTACACCTGGATCAGCTCCGAAGAGGTGAGCTGGACCCTGGTCAAGTCGCAGATGCTGCGCTCCCTGGACGGCTCCTACCGGCTGCGTGCGGTCGGCGCGGGCACCGAGGTCACCTACCAGCTCACCGTCGACGTCAAGATCCCGATGCTCGGCATGATCAAGCGCAAGGCCGAGAAGGTCATCACCGACCGCGCGCTGGCCGGGCTGAAGAAGCGCGTCGAGGAGGGCCCCAATGAGGGCCCCGGCGCATCGGACACCGCCCAGGAGCGGCCGTCCGGCGACGGCGGCACCCACTAA
- a CDS encoding ArsA family ATPase, with product MRTVLVTGPGGAGRSTVAAAIALAAARRSTRTLLLGADRGGSLQDALGRAVPVGPPAEIAPGLLAARLGSDQRFRDDLLALQDRAGTALDMLGASRLDGDELTPLPGAGELALLRALRDAHTHGAELVVVDLPATPTALATLALPEELRRYLRRLLPPERQAARALRPLLGKLAGVPMPADWLYSTAARWDAELAAVETVLADPGTTVRLVAEPGPAGAEAVRTARTGLALYGLRADALIANRVLPGGGPDEEGPWFSRVAAQQEKTLAEWRAGELPLSELRHLGHDPRGADDLAELAAHAGGPGAAPHAAFAVPGAATAGPWRLTDRRAEEDPEGGTLVWHIPLPGATRDDLDLVRRGDELVVTAGPFRRIVALPSVLRRCAVAGAGLREGELLVRFVPDPTLWPREQPT from the coding sequence ATGCGTACGGTCCTCGTCACAGGACCCGGCGGAGCGGGCCGCTCCACGGTCGCCGCCGCCATCGCCCTCGCCGCCGCACGCCGCTCCACCCGAACCCTGCTGCTCGGCGCCGACCGAGGCGGCTCCCTCCAGGACGCGCTCGGCCGCGCCGTACCGGTGGGACCGCCCGCGGAGATCGCCCCGGGGCTGCTCGCGGCCCGCCTCGGCTCCGACCAACGCTTCCGCGACGACCTGCTCGCCCTCCAGGACCGCGCGGGCACCGCACTCGACATGCTGGGCGCCTCGCGGCTCGACGGCGACGAGCTGACCCCGCTGCCCGGCGCCGGTGAACTGGCGCTGCTGCGGGCCCTGCGCGACGCCCACACCCACGGCGCCGAGCTGGTCGTCGTGGACCTGCCGGCCACCCCCACCGCGCTCGCCACGCTGGCGCTCCCCGAGGAGCTCCGCCGCTACCTGCGCAGACTGCTCCCGCCCGAACGCCAGGCCGCCCGCGCCCTGCGGCCCCTGCTCGGCAAGCTCGCCGGGGTGCCCATGCCCGCCGACTGGCTCTACTCCACCGCCGCCCGGTGGGACGCCGAGCTGGCCGCGGTCGAGACCGTACTCGCCGACCCGGGGACCACCGTGCGGCTCGTCGCGGAACCGGGACCCGCGGGGGCCGAGGCCGTACGCACCGCCCGCACCGGCCTCGCGCTGTACGGGCTGCGCGCCGACGCGCTGATCGCCAACCGGGTACTGCCCGGCGGTGGCCCCGACGAGGAGGGCCCCTGGTTCTCCCGCGTCGCCGCGCAACAGGAGAAGACACTCGCCGAATGGAGGGCGGGGGAACTGCCCCTGAGCGAACTGCGCCACCTCGGCCACGACCCCAGGGGCGCCGACGACCTCGCGGAACTCGCCGCCCACGCCGGAGGCCCCGGCGCGGCGCCGCACGCGGCCTTCGCCGTGCCCGGGGCGGCCACGGCCGGGCCCTGGCGGCTCACCGACCGGCGCGCGGAGGAGGACCCCGAAGGGGGCACGCTGGTCTGGCACATCCCGCTGCCCGGCGCCACCCGCGACGACCTCGACCTGGTACGCAGGGGCGACGAACTCGTCGTCACGGCGGGCCCGTTCCGCCGGATCGTCGCCCTCCCGTCCGTCCTGCGCCGCTGCGCCGTCGCCGGGGCGGGACTGCGCGAGGGGGAACTGCTCGTACGGTTCGTGCCCGACCCCACGCTGTGGCCGAGGGAACAGCCGACCTGA
- a CDS encoding metallophosphoesterase family protein, translating into MHTGAAGAEPGETEARTSGGRTRIHVVSDVHGNVRDLATAGDGADALICLGDLVMFLDYADHSHGIFPDLFGTANADRLVELRTARRFAEAGEFGRALWAELGEAPGPAVERAVRGQYTELFAAFPTPTYATYGNVDLPTLWPEFARPGTTVLDGERVEIAGRVFGFVGGGLRTPMRTPFEISDEEYAAKIEALGEVDVLCTHIPPEIPELVYDTVARRFERGSRALLAAIRKTRPRYSLFGHVHQPLARRVRIGPTECVNVGHFASTGRPWALEW; encoded by the coding sequence ATGCATACGGGCGCGGCAGGGGCAGAGCCAGGGGAGACGGAGGCGCGAACGTCCGGAGGACGCACGCGGATCCACGTCGTGAGCGATGTGCACGGCAACGTGCGGGACCTGGCCACGGCCGGGGACGGTGCCGACGCCCTGATCTGTCTCGGGGACCTCGTCATGTTCCTCGACTACGCCGACCACTCGCACGGCATCTTCCCCGACCTCTTCGGCACCGCGAACGCCGACCGCCTCGTCGAACTGCGCACCGCGCGACGCTTCGCCGAGGCCGGAGAGTTCGGCCGCGCGCTCTGGGCGGAACTGGGCGAGGCACCGGGCCCGGCCGTCGAACGCGCCGTGCGGGGGCAGTACACGGAACTGTTCGCCGCCTTCCCCACCCCCACCTACGCCACCTACGGCAACGTCGATCTGCCCACCCTGTGGCCCGAGTTCGCCCGCCCCGGCACCACCGTCCTCGACGGGGAGCGGGTGGAGATCGCGGGCCGCGTCTTCGGCTTCGTCGGCGGCGGGCTGCGCACCCCCATGCGTACCCCCTTCGAGATCAGCGACGAGGAGTACGCGGCGAAGATCGAGGCCCTCGGCGAGGTCGACGTCCTCTGCACCCACATCCCGCCGGAGATCCCCGAACTGGTCTACGACACCGTGGCCCGCCGCTTCGAACGGGGCAGCCGCGCGCTGCTCGCGGCCATCAGGAAGACCCGCCCGCGCTACTCCCTCTTCGGCCACGTCCACCAGCCGCTCGCCCGGCGGGTGCGGATCGGCCCCACCGAGTGCGTGAACGTCGGCCACTTCGCCTCCACGGGGAGGCCGTGGGCCCTGGAATGGTGA
- a CDS encoding AMP-dependent synthetase/ligase, translated as MREFSLPALYEVPADGNLTDIVRRNAVRHPDVAVLGRKVDGGWQDVTARVFQNEVRAAAKGLIASGVRAGDRVALMSRTRYEWTLLDFAIWSAGAVTVPVYETSSAEQVQWILEDSGAVACLVETDTHAAVLDSLRERLPDLARVWQIDRDGVAELGRAGADLSDEAVEERSSVAGADDPATLVYTSGTTGRPKGCVLTHRSFFAECGNVVERLKPLFRTGECSVLLFLPVAHVFGRLVEVAALMAPIKLGHAPDVKNLTDELASFRPTLILGVPRVFEKVYNAARAKARADGKGRIFDRAADTAIAYSRALDTPAGPSLGLRIRHRVLDKLVYGKLRAVLGGRGEYAISGGAPLGERLGHFFRGIGFTVLEGYGLTESCAATAFNPWDRQKIGTVGQPLPGSVVRIADDGEVLLHGEHLFARYWNNEAATAEALADAWFHTGDIGTLDEDGYLAITGRKKEIIVTAGGKNVAPAVMEDRVRAHALVAECMVVGDGRPFVGALITLDGEFLGRWAEEHGKPADATPASLREDPELLAEIQRAVDDGNAAVSKAESVRKFRVLAAEFTEDSGHLTPSLKLKRNVVAKDYAGDIEALYHG; from the coding sequence TTGCGCGAGTTCAGCCTTCCGGCCCTGTACGAGGTCCCCGCGGACGGCAATCTGACCGACATCGTCCGCCGCAACGCCGTGCGCCATCCGGACGTCGCCGTACTCGGCCGCAAGGTGGACGGCGGCTGGCAGGACGTCACCGCCCGCGTCTTCCAGAACGAAGTGCGGGCGGCGGCCAAGGGGCTGATCGCCTCCGGTGTGCGGGCGGGTGACCGGGTGGCCCTGATGTCACGCACCCGCTACGAGTGGACCCTGCTCGACTTCGCCATCTGGAGCGCGGGCGCCGTGACGGTACCGGTCTACGAGACCAGCTCCGCCGAACAGGTCCAGTGGATTCTGGAGGACTCCGGCGCGGTGGCCTGCCTGGTGGAGACCGATACGCACGCGGCCGTACTCGACTCCCTGCGCGAGCGGCTGCCCGACCTCGCGCGGGTCTGGCAGATCGACAGGGACGGCGTCGCGGAGCTGGGCAGGGCGGGCGCGGACCTCTCCGACGAGGCCGTCGAGGAGCGCTCCTCGGTGGCGGGCGCGGACGATCCCGCCACCCTCGTCTACACCTCGGGCACCACGGGCCGCCCCAAGGGCTGTGTGCTTACCCACCGTAGTTTCTTCGCGGAGTGCGGGAACGTGGTGGAACGGCTCAAACCCCTCTTCCGTACGGGCGAGTGTTCTGTACTCCTCTTCCTCCCCGTCGCCCATGTCTTCGGGCGGCTGGTCGAGGTGGCGGCGCTGATGGCGCCGATCAAGCTGGGCCACGCCCCTGACGTGAAGAACCTGACGGACGAGCTGGCCTCGTTCCGTCCGACGCTCATCCTCGGCGTGCCCCGGGTCTTCGAGAAGGTCTACAACGCGGCGCGCGCCAAGGCCCGGGCCGACGGCAAGGGCAGGATCTTCGACCGGGCCGCGGACACCGCCATCGCCTACAGCCGGGCGCTCGACACACCGGCGGGCCCCTCGCTCGGTTTGCGGATCCGCCACCGGGTCCTCGACAAGCTGGTCTACGGCAAGCTGCGCGCGGTACTCGGCGGGCGGGGGGAGTACGCGATCTCCGGCGGGGCTCCCCTGGGGGAGCGGCTGGGCCACTTCTTCCGAGGGATCGGTTTCACCGTGCTGGAGGGGTACGGCCTCACGGAGTCCTGCGCGGCGACCGCCTTCAACCCCTGGGACCGGCAGAAGATCGGCACCGTCGGCCAGCCGCTGCCCGGTTCCGTGGTGCGGATCGCGGACGACGGCGAGGTGCTGCTGCACGGCGAGCACCTCTTCGCGCGGTACTGGAACAACGAGGCCGCGACCGCTGAGGCGCTGGCGGACGCCTGGTTCCACACCGGTGACATAGGGACGCTCGACGAGGACGGCTATCTCGCGATCACCGGCCGCAAGAAGGAGATCATCGTCACCGCGGGCGGCAAGAACGTGGCGCCCGCGGTCATGGAGGACCGTGTCCGCGCGCACGCGCTGGTCGCGGAGTGCATGGTGGTCGGCGACGGCAGGCCGTTCGTGGGCGCGCTGATCACCCTCGACGGCGAGTTCCTCGGCCGCTGGGCGGAGGAACACGGCAAACCCGCCGACGCCACCCCGGCGTCGCTGCGCGAGGATCCCGAGCTGCTCGCGGAGATCCAGCGGGCGGTGGACGACGGCAACGCGGCGGTCTCCAAGGCCGAGTCGGTACGTAAGTTCCGGGTGCTCGCCGCGGAGTTCACCGAGGATTCCGGGCACCTCACCCCGTCGCTGAAGCTCAAGCGCAATGTGGTGGCGAAGGATTACGCGGGCGATATCGAGGCCCTCTACCACGGCTGA
- a CDS encoding glycosyltransferase family 87 protein, whose amino-acid sequence MAGRAAGPSVVRTLAVWALTRAVLMLCVLKVLTVPGPDVTSDVSVIYRNWFDILRTGTFPLGDVTWQYPPGAALPILSPGLLPSVGYAEAFFALVLICDALVMAALLYAAHGRGRRSAGVWVWVVGVPLLGPTVYARYDVMVTAVAVAALLAGSRHPRVMGALTAFGAMLKVWPVLLLIGTARREATRRSWGTAVLVALGLLGVFALSMPGSLSFLTFQRERGTEVESLGSLVFHVARRFGWQGTVQFHYGSVEFVGPYVPLVSTLAQLLSVVALGWLVVWRLRARVWTPSTLADAGFTAVLLFTATSRVISPQYMVWLVGCAAVCLLFRSSRMGPPACLILAATAVTLLEFPIWFGHVVGSDDLGITLLFVRNGLLVTAAVIACLRLWRQTVTEPAASEASDAVAPARGAAEGRDDLVET is encoded by the coding sequence ATGGCGGGCAGGGCGGCGGGGCCGTCGGTGGTACGGACCCTGGCGGTGTGGGCCCTGACAAGGGCGGTGCTCATGCTCTGCGTCCTCAAAGTACTCACCGTGCCGGGTCCCGATGTGACCAGCGATGTGTCAGTGATCTACCGGAACTGGTTCGACATCCTGCGCACAGGAACGTTCCCCCTCGGTGATGTCACCTGGCAGTACCCGCCGGGCGCGGCCCTGCCGATACTCTCCCCCGGGCTGCTGCCTTCCGTCGGATACGCGGAGGCGTTCTTCGCCCTCGTCCTGATCTGCGACGCCCTGGTGATGGCGGCGCTCCTGTACGCGGCGCACGGTCGCGGCAGACGCTCCGCCGGTGTCTGGGTGTGGGTGGTGGGCGTACCGCTGCTGGGCCCGACCGTCTACGCCCGCTACGACGTGATGGTGACCGCCGTGGCCGTGGCCGCGCTCCTCGCGGGCTCCAGGCACCCCCGGGTCATGGGCGCGCTGACGGCCTTCGGCGCGATGCTGAAGGTGTGGCCGGTCCTGCTGCTGATCGGTACGGCGCGGCGGGAGGCGACCAGGCGTTCCTGGGGCACGGCCGTGCTGGTGGCGCTGGGGCTGCTCGGGGTGTTCGCCCTCTCCATGCCGGGATCGCTGTCCTTCCTGACCTTCCAGCGCGAGCGCGGCACCGAGGTGGAGTCGCTCGGCTCACTCGTCTTCCATGTGGCGCGCCGCTTCGGCTGGCAGGGGACGGTGCAGTTCCACTACGGCTCCGTGGAGTTCGTCGGGCCCTACGTGCCGCTGGTGAGCACCCTCGCCCAGCTCCTCTCCGTGGTGGCGCTCGGCTGGCTGGTGGTCTGGCGGCTGCGGGCCCGCGTCTGGACGCCGAGCACACTGGCGGACGCGGGCTTCACCGCGGTCCTGCTGTTCACGGCGACCAGCAGGGTGATCAGCCCGCAGTACATGGTGTGGCTGGTGGGGTGCGCGGCGGTCTGTCTGCTCTTCCGCTCCAGCCGGATGGGGCCGCCGGCCTGTCTGATACTGGCCGCGACGGCGGTGACGCTGCTGGAGTTCCCGATCTGGTTCGGCCATGTGGTGGGCAGCGACGACCTGGGCATCACCCTGCTCTTCGTACGCAACGGACTGCTGGTCACCGCTGCCGTGATCGCCTGCCTCCGGCTGTGGCGTCAGACGGTGACCGAACCCGCCGCGTCGGAGGCCTCCGACGCGGTGGCACCCGCGCGGGGAGCGGCCGAGGGCAGAGACGATCTCGTCGAGACGTGA
- a CDS encoding glycosyltransferase family 4 protein, which produces MHKTLIVTNDFPPRPGGIQAFLHNMALRLDPEQLVVYASTWKRGQEGADATAAFDAEQPFTVVRDRTTMLLPTPRVTRRAVRLLREHGCTSVWFGAAAPLGLMAPALREAGARRLVATTHGHEAGWAQLPAARQLLRRIGESTDTVTYLGEYTRSRIAGAFSPEAAARMVQLPPGVDEKTFHPASGGAEIRAGLGLTDRPVVVCVSRLVPRKGQDTLILAMKRILAARPDTVLLIVGGGPYEKELRRLADRTGVADSVRFTGAVPWALLPAHYGAGDVFAMPCRTRRGGLDVEGLGIVYLEASATGLPVVAGDSGGAPDAVLDGETGWVVRGGSSEEAADRIVTLLGDAELRRRMGERGRAWVEEKWRWDLLAGKLRELL; this is translated from the coding sequence ATGCACAAGACCCTGATCGTGACCAACGACTTTCCGCCGAGGCCGGGCGGCATCCAGGCGTTCCTGCACAACATGGCGCTCCGCCTCGACCCGGAACAACTGGTCGTCTACGCCTCCACCTGGAAGCGCGGCCAGGAGGGCGCCGACGCCACCGCCGCCTTCGACGCCGAACAGCCCTTCACCGTCGTACGCGACCGCACCACCATGCTGCTGCCCACTCCGCGCGTCACCCGGCGGGCCGTACGGCTGCTGCGGGAACACGGCTGTACGTCGGTGTGGTTCGGGGCGGCGGCGCCCCTCGGCCTGATGGCCCCGGCGCTGCGCGAGGCGGGCGCGCGGCGGCTGGTCGCCACCACCCACGGCCACGAGGCAGGCTGGGCGCAGCTCCCCGCCGCCCGTCAGCTGCTGCGCAGGATCGGCGAGTCGACGGACACCGTCACCTATCTCGGCGAGTACACCCGATCCCGTATCGCGGGGGCCTTCAGCCCGGAGGCCGCCGCCCGCATGGTCCAACTCCCGCCCGGTGTGGACGAGAAGACCTTCCACCCGGCCTCCGGGGGCGCGGAGATCCGGGCGGGGCTCGGTCTCACCGACCGGCCCGTGGTGGTCTGTGTCTCGCGGCTCGTGCCCCGCAAGGGCCAGGACACGTTGATCCTCGCCATGAAACGGATCCTGGCCGCCCGGCCCGACACCGTGCTGCTGATCGTCGGCGGCGGCCCGTACGAGAAGGAGCTGCGGAGACTGGCGGACCGTACGGGAGTGGCCGATTCCGTACGGTTCACCGGCGCCGTGCCCTGGGCGCTGCTGCCCGCCCACTACGGCGCGGGTGACGTCTTCGCGATGCCGTGCCGCACCCGGCGCGGCGGCCTGGACGTCGAAGGGCTCGGCATCGTCTATCTGGAGGCCTCCGCGACGGGGCTGCCCGTGGTGGCGGGCGACTCCGGAGGCGCACCCGACGCCGTACTCGACGGCGAGACCGGCTGGGTGGTGCGCGGCGGCAGTTCGGAGGAGGCGGCCGACCGGATCGTCACCCTGCTCGGCGACGCGGAGCTGCGCCGCCGCATGGGGGAGCGGGGCAGGGCCTGGGTCGAGGAGAAGTGGCGCTGGGACCTGCTGGCGGGGAAGTTGCGGGAGCTGCTCTGA